Genomic DNA from Chlamydiota bacterium:
GCCTCGAGCCTCGAGCTGTTTTAATGTCTTTCTCGAAGGAGCCTCAGGTCCCATTGATATGTCATTTTTTACAAGTTTTCCAGATCATCAAGTGCTTGAATCTTTGCAAGAAAAGTTTTTAAAGGATTTAGATGTGACCGGGGCAGAGTCTTTTCTTATGACGGACGAAGCTAAAGGAGCTCAGGGGATTGGAATTGAGGATGTTCAGGCGTATCTGGATAATTTTAAGTGGTTTGGAAAATTATTGGAAGGGAAAGAGCGCTTAAAGAGTGAATGGGAGAAAATAGAAATCATATTGGATCAGCTTGAGAAAAAGATTTATTCATCAGAGTTTCTGTCCTTTCGAGAACTGAAGAAAAAATATGATGAAGGAAAATTAAATCTTGATCAGTATGTAGACTCCTTAGGGGAATTGTACAAAATGAAATTGGGTCAGACTCTTGGAGAGCTTTACCCTCAGATCAGTCAAATGCAATCTGCAAAGAAAATAACACTTTCAATTAATCAAAAAGAGGTTGAGAAGGAATATTTTGAGTTTGTTCAAGCTCTTCAAAAGAAGTTAGTCCAAGAGGATTTTAAGGAGGTCGTTAAAAATATTTTGAATTACCGATCAGAGAAAATAAATGTGGAGGAGCATTATTTATTTTTAAGTCAATATTTAGAACCAGGACAAGAGGAGAGGGTCTCCCCTCTTAAGGTAAGAAGGGTAGGGGGAGTTATGGAAGAAATCAATAACCCCACCGACTCCCCTTATCTTAAGGGGAGGGAAAAACAAGAAGATAAAGAACTCTATCCCAATCTCAAGCTTCTCTTCCAACAAATGGCGCTCACAAAAGATCTTTCATGGGAGAAACTGAAAGAAGAGAGGAAGATTATCAGGTCTTAAAGAGAATTATATCGATGGAGGGGACGAGGGAAGATATTAATAAGCTCGAGGCTCGAAGCTCGAAGCAACAGCAAAAAATAGAGAAGTATTTACCTCGAGCCTCGAGCCAGAAGAGCATCTTTATCAAAAACTTTCTCTCAAACCTTCAAAATATTGCAGCAAATCAAGGGGTGGAATACGAACCTCCAGATTTTGGAGACCTTTTTTCAATTGCTCAAAAATTTTATGCTCAGGTTTTGAAAAGGGATCAGATTTTCTCTGAGAAAATTCTAAAAGAGATAGAGCAAAATCATTTGACCTATGCGGCTTTGGTTGTGGGTGGGTTTCACACGGTGGGTTTTAAGCAAAAATTAAAGGAGGCCAATATGGGCTATTGTGTTATTGCGCCTTATGCAGTTGGAGATGATGGGCGAAGGGGTTATTTTGCAAAGATGAATGATCAAGGAATTATTTTTAAAAAAGCTGGCAGGATGCTTTCCCCACCCTTGCTTGATTTTTTACGTGAGATTGCAGCTCCTTCTTCTGAAGAGGTTCTTAGAAGAATGGCTGTGGCGATGATGCAATCCTACGAAGCATCAGGACGTGTTTTGGATTATCCCTTTTTGAGACGGTGGAGAAAAAGTGCTCAAACGAGAGAGGATCGTAGGATTCTAGAAGCGGCTGCAAATTTCTATCGGCGTTGGGGACTCGGTGGAAGAACACTTCCTGGAGCTAAGCGAGAGAAAGAATTAGGTCGAGTGGGAATAAAGGTACTTAAGTCGTTCGATCGGTATTGGAAAGAATTTAACAAAGTTACCGCTCGTGCGCAAGGTCGGTTTGAGAATAGGGACTGGGAAGGGATGGTCGAGGATACTGAAGATCGAGTTCATTTGTATAATAAATTGCTTGATAGAACTGCAGTGAAAATCCGTGCTCTTTTGGGAGACCTATATCAAGATAAAGATGCATGGGAGTTTTTAAAAGGGATTTTCTATAAACGAGTTTTGGACAGATACGAAGGGGATATGGCTCTCACATTTTTTTATTCGGTGATGAGAAGAATGTTTTTGGGGGATGGTGTCTCTATTGAATATCAAGACGATGGATTTAAGGAGGAGTCTTTGGTTACCAAAACGGCTCCTGTACGACATTATGAACCCAGTGAGAGAGAACCACGTCCTACGGTAGAGCAGATTGTGAGGGACTTGAGTTTTAAAGCCAGATTCTCAAATTTAGAAGGAGATGTAGATTGGATTGTCTAGCAATTGGAAGGACAGCTTAAAAATGGAACAGGTGATTTTGAAATTGAAAAAATAGAGATCTTAGAACCTATGTTTTTTCGTAATACAGAGGCGAATGTTTTTGGAAAAATTTATTTGAAATCCGGAAAAGTATTACCTCTTATACTTGGTTTTATTCATCCTGCAAAAGTTGAACTACTTCAGGAGGTAAGGTCACATCTTGAAAATGGTGATCAATTTGTTCTCCCCAAAGGGATTAAAGGGCGGGCCATGACGGCGTTTACACTCGCTCATTTTCCCTATGTGCTGAAGCTTCATGCAGACACTTCTGATAAAGTTGGGGCAACCCAAGATGTGGTTACTGAAAAGTATGAATTGGTTCGGTTAAGAGATCGTGCAGGTCGATTACCAGGGCCTTTTCGCTATCGAAATTTGGAGTTTGGAAAAAGTAATTTTTCACAAGAAGTTCTTGATGAATTAATCGAGCGTAATCCAAATACTGTTCGAATGGATGGAGATCATGTTCTTTTTGAGAATATTTATCTCCAATACAAGGCAGAACTGGTGACTGAATATTTAAAGCATACGAGTCCTGAAGAGTCTT
This window encodes:
- a CDS encoding bifunctional isocitrate dehydrogenase kinase/phosphatase, coding for MGETERREEDYQVLKRIISMEGTREDINKLEARSSKQQQKIEKYLPRASSQKSIFIKNFLSNLQNIAANQGVEYEPPDFGDLFSIAQKFYAQVLKRDQIFSEKILKEIEQNHLTYAALVVGGFHTVGFKQKLKEANMGYCVIAPYAVGDDGRRGYFAKMNDQGIIFKKAGRMLSPPLLDFLREIAAPSSEEVLRRMAVAMMQSYEASGRVLDYPFLRRWRKSAQTREDRRILEAAANFYRRWGLGGRTLPGAKREKELGRVGIKVLKSFDRYWKEFNKVTARAQGRFENRDWEGMVEDTEDRVHLYNKLLDRTAVKIRALLGDLYQDKDAWEFLKGIFYKRVLDRYEGDMALTFFYSVMRRMFLGDGVSIEYQDDGFKEESLVTKTAPVRHYEPSEREPRPTVEQIVRDLSFKARFSNLEGDVDWIV